The Staphylothermus marinus F1 genome has a segment encoding these proteins:
- a CDS encoding polyprenyl synthetase family protein, whose product MDNYMELLEFARRVTNKTLQEIFDEVDVEAKGVSSKVVDIPFISRDYTLRGGKRLRAFLVLIGYWSRKWGYGNIDSIKYLMAGIEFLQSYLLVHDDIMDEDEIRRGGPTVHVWFDRKCREEGLISRCKHYGVSQAIIVGDYLESLAVSMFTRLNLPDYALKELIKTYTRGVRLVAYGQFLDVLIANTPLKKVSEDDVYNIHMLKTASYTVELPLHLGAIASLMYNNELLMELSQYALPAGIAFQLQDDILGLYGDPKVTGKPVGSDVREKKKTLLIVKAYQFADADDKKFLEELYDKRKPEEITDEDIRRVQSIVRETGSLDYSVKKMNEYVERARNALRSSVIINETARNILEWLLELFIKRRH is encoded by the coding sequence ATGGATAACTATATGGAACTTTTAGAATTTGCTAGGAGAGTCACGAATAAGACTCTCCAAGAAATCTTTGACGAAGTAGATGTTGAAGCTAAAGGTGTTTCTAGTAAAGTTGTTGATATACCCTTTATTTCTAGGGATTATACCTTGAGAGGGGGGAAGAGGCTTCGAGCATTTCTTGTACTAATTGGTTATTGGAGCAGAAAATGGGGTTATGGCAATATTGACTCGATAAAGTATTTAATGGCTGGAATAGAGTTTTTGCAGAGCTACCTATTGGTGCATGATGATATAATGGATGAAGACGAGATTAGGAGAGGTGGTCCAACTGTTCATGTATGGTTTGATAGGAAATGTAGAGAAGAAGGACTTATTAGTCGATGCAAACACTACGGTGTTTCACAAGCAATAATTGTTGGAGATTATCTAGAATCGCTGGCTGTTTCAATGTTTACTAGGCTTAACTTGCCTGATTATGCATTAAAAGAATTAATTAAAACATATACTAGGGGTGTACGATTAGTAGCTTATGGTCAATTCCTCGACGTCTTAATAGCTAATACACCACTAAAGAAAGTATCTGAAGATGATGTCTATAATATACACATGTTAAAAACAGCATCCTATACTGTAGAATTACCTTTACATCTTGGAGCAATAGCTTCTCTAATGTACAATAATGAATTACTAATGGAGCTTTCACAATATGCTTTACCAGCAGGCATAGCTTTCCAGCTACAAGACGATATACTGGGATTGTATGGTGATCCAAAGGTTACAGGTAAACCTGTTGGAAGCGATGTTAGAGAGAAGAAGAAAACATTACTTATAGTTAAAGCGTATCAGTTCGCAGATGCTGATGATAAAAAGTTTCTAGAAGAACTATATGATAAGAGGAAACCCGAAGAAATCACAGACGAAGATATTAGGAGAGTTCAGAGTATAGTAAGGGAAACAGGTAGTTTAGATTATAGTGTTAAAAAGATGAACGAATACGTTGAAAGAGCAAGGAATGCTTTGAGATCATCTGTAATAATTAATGAAACAGCTAGAAACATTCTAGAATGGCTCCTAGAATTATTTATTAAAAGAAGACATTAA
- the speD gene encoding adenosylmethionine decarboxylase, protein MDNTLIDPRIIGKHVYGNLYEIPEEIAGDEEYLRNVVVEAAKLANMTLLEVKSWKLGGEKGGVSVIALVLESHIAIHTWINYRYATVDVYTCGEKSDPWRAFNYIVEKLKPKEYTVNYADRTQLLKQ, encoded by the coding sequence ATGGATAACACCCTAATAGATCCTAGGATTATAGGTAAACATGTATACGGAAACCTATATGAAATACCAGAAGAAATCGCTGGAGACGAAGAATATCTTAGAAACGTGGTTGTAGAAGCGGCTAAACTAGCTAATATGACTCTACTAGAGGTTAAATCATGGAAGCTAGGCGGTGAAAAGGGAGGAGTATCAGTAATAGCACTGGTCCTTGAGAGCCACATAGCAATTCATACATGGATAAACTACCGCTACGCCACAGTCGACGTATACACGTGTGGAGAAAAAAGCGATCCATGGAGAGCATTCAACTATATCGTGGAAAAACTGAAACCAAAAGAATACACAGTAAACTATGCTGATAGAACACAGCTCTTAAAACAATAA
- a CDS encoding HAD-IIB family hydrolase, whose product MNKKRIVIISDMDGCLLDKTYDYRKSIDAIKYVLKNNILLILNSSKTRYEIEYYIKKWGLHDKTIFIVENGAAIFIPKKLVGKNSLIHNVLKKHRYILIDKYIIIVNGLKTSIIEQKIADIIEETKEKILWLKDFTPQKFSELTGLPIEQSILALKREYSYLFHPLVKGEIIDNIIEEIRVRGLNVSTGSGIIYLITGNHDKGLATKQIIEIIKEIFNKNIVTIGVGDGHNDISMLKTTDYSILLNCREDIIQELSNKNNIAITCRRGPSEWLNMVRRIVELIVKKQ is encoded by the coding sequence ATGAATAAGAAGAGAATAGTAATTATATCAGATATGGATGGTTGCTTACTTGATAAAACATATGATTATAGGAAAAGTATTGATGCTATAAAATATGTTTTAAAAAACAATATTTTACTAATCCTAAATTCTTCGAAGACAAGATACGAGATCGAATACTATATTAAAAAATGGGGTTTACATGACAAAACAATATTCATAGTAGAGAATGGGGCAGCAATTTTCATCCCCAAAAAACTTGTTGGTAAGAATTCGCTGATTCATAATGTGCTTAAGAAACATAGGTACATCTTAATTGATAAATACATTATAATAGTAAACGGGTTAAAAACAAGTATTATCGAGCAGAAGATAGCTGATATAATTGAGGAGACAAAGGAAAAAATATTGTGGCTCAAAGATTTTACACCACAGAAATTCTCTGAACTAACAGGTTTACCAATAGAGCAATCAATATTGGCTCTGAAACGCGAATACTCGTACCTGTTCCACCCATTAGTTAAGGGAGAAATAATTGATAATATAATTGAAGAGATCAGAGTTAGAGGCTTAAATGTTTCAACAGGTTCTGGAATCATATACCTTATAACTGGAAACCATGATAAAGGCTTAGCAACTAAGCAAATAATTGAGATCATAAAAGAGATTTTCAATAAAAACATAGTAACAATAGGCGTGGGAGACGGACACAATGATATATCAATGCTTAAAACAACGGATTACTCTATACTCCTAAACTGTAGAGAAGATATTATCCAGGAACTTAGCAACAAAAACAACATAGCCATAACATGTAGGCGTGGACCCAGTGAATGGTTGAACATGGTGAGGAGAATAGTTGAATTAATAGTGAAGAAGCAATAA
- a CDS encoding DUF134 domain-containing protein produces the protein MPGRRMGWRVGRPRKPRIVRFDISGKITWVPLVNGLPAQKSPPIILEPDEFEAYRLVYGHGLTQEEAAVKMGISRGTLWRLLVSARRKIGYALENLAPLIIEPKTETP, from the coding sequence ATGCCTGGCAGAAGAATGGGATGGAGAGTAGGGAGGCCTAGGAAGCCTAGAATAGTTAGATTTGATATTAGTGGGAAAATAACATGGGTACCGTTAGTTAATGGTTTACCAGCTCAGAAATCTCCACCAATAATTTTAGAGCCTGACGAGTTCGAAGCGTATAGACTTGTTTACGGTCATGGTTTAACCCAGGAGGAAGCAGCTGTTAAAATGGGTATTTCAAGAGGTACTTTATGGAGACTACTAGTTTCTGCTCGTAGAAAAATAGGTTATGCTCTTGAAAACTTGGCCCCCCTAATAATTGAGCCAAAAACTGAGACTCCATAA
- a CDS encoding deoxyhypusine synthase yields MVIGHSRDIYLSEKLRTIEPSKKSVAELLEAMADTAYQGRALGEAYRILKNMIRKNNNTIFLGLAGSMSTAGMWKLIKWLVEERIVDVVISTGANISEDIYEAMGNYYYKGSPMVDDSVLFKLKIDRFYDVYADELKYREMEDLIREFIETLDNNKTYSTMEFLYLFGKYLDEKGIDCIVSAAYRSGVPVFSPAIVDSGYGIASILAKRRGHSIVLDMVKDFEQIVEIGQRSNKLSAIYIGGGVPKDYANLVTVMQMLLAEQEGIGDYNKGFEYIIQITTDAPQWGGLSGATLEEAISWGKVKSNAKRRTVYVDATIALPLIVHGLIDEGIKRINPPDLSWLFTNIND; encoded by the coding sequence ATGGTTATAGGTCATAGTAGAGATATATACCTAAGCGAGAAGTTGAGGACTATTGAGCCTTCAAAGAAGAGTGTAGCTGAATTATTGGAAGCAATGGCTGATACTGCTTATCAGGGGAGAGCTCTTGGAGAAGCTTATAGGATATTGAAGAATATGATTAGGAAAAACAATAATACGATATTCTTAGGACTTGCTGGATCAATGAGTACAGCTGGTATGTGGAAACTTATTAAGTGGCTTGTTGAGGAGAGAATAGTGGATGTAGTTATTTCTACTGGGGCAAATATTTCTGAAGACATATATGAAGCTATGGGGAACTACTACTATAAAGGCTCACCGATGGTTGATGACTCAGTATTGTTCAAGCTTAAAATTGATAGGTTCTATGATGTATATGCTGATGAACTCAAGTATAGGGAAATGGAGGATCTTATAAGAGAATTCATTGAAACACTTGATAACAACAAAACATATTCTACAATGGAGTTCTTATACTTGTTTGGAAAATATCTTGATGAGAAAGGAATAGACTGTATAGTATCAGCAGCTTATAGATCTGGTGTTCCAGTGTTTTCTCCAGCAATAGTTGATAGTGGATACGGTATAGCTTCTATATTAGCTAAGCGTAGAGGTCACAGTATAGTTTTAGATATGGTTAAGGATTTCGAGCAAATTGTAGAAATTGGACAACGATCCAATAAATTATCAGCAATATATATTGGTGGAGGAGTTCCAAAAGATTATGCTAATCTCGTAACTGTTATGCAGATGCTTCTAGCCGAACAAGAAGGAATAGGAGACTATAATAAGGGATTCGAATACATAATTCAGATCACTACTGATGCTCCTCAATGGGGAGGATTATCTGGAGCAACACTAGAAGAAGCAATTAGCTGGGGCAAAGTTAAATCCAACGCTAAGAGAAGAACAGTCTATGTAGACGCTACAATAGCATTACCATTAATTGTTCATGGACTAATAGATGAAGGAATTAAAAGAATCAATCCCCCCGATCTAAGCTGGCTATTCACAAATATAAATGATTAG
- the mpgS gene encoding mannosyl-3-phosphoglycerate synthase codes for MRVEMPRYMERFGAVRFYDVQRVLELSGGKTSDFGGEVPGTINVSSSDIEEIEANMTIIVPVKNENPKVLEGVLSGIPHDAFVVVVSNSKREPIDKYRIELDTLFQFYRLTRRPLMVVHQKDPVLGQALKEAGYPYIVGDNGYVKDGKGEGMIVGLLLAKYLGRKYVGFIDSDNYIPGAVNEYVHIYAAGFYMAKSPFAMVRIKWPYKTKFVGKRFYFRRRGRVSEITNRYMNLLVASITKFETDIIKTSNAGEHAMTLELVDRIGYSSGFSIEPYQIVYMLEEYTGLKQTRFPEVMKNTIEIFQIEPRNPHIHEEREETHIPEMIKQSLATIYHSRLADEFLKNRIREELLARRAISRDEEIPEPVKYPPLIEADARKIFKILEESSETLIMKEY; via the coding sequence ATGAGGGTTGAAATGCCAAGGTATATGGAGAGATTTGGAGCGGTTAGGTTCTATGATGTTCAGCGAGTATTGGAGCTTAGTGGTGGTAAAACAAGTGATTTCGGCGGAGAAGTTCCGGGAACAATTAATGTGAGCAGTAGTGATATTGAGGAAATAGAAGCTAATATGACAATTATTGTTCCAGTGAAGAATGAGAACCCCAAAGTCCTCGAGGGTGTGTTGAGTGGAATACCTCATGATGCATTTGTGGTTGTTGTATCTAACAGTAAGCGTGAACCAATAGATAAGTATAGGATTGAGTTAGATACATTGTTTCAATTCTATAGATTAACACGTAGACCTTTAATGGTTGTTCACCAAAAAGACCCCGTGCTTGGACAAGCGCTCAAAGAAGCTGGTTATCCATATATTGTTGGAGATAATGGATACGTGAAGGATGGTAAAGGTGAGGGAATGATTGTAGGATTATTACTGGCTAAGTATCTGGGTAGGAAATATGTTGGATTCATTGATTCAGACAACTATATTCCAGGAGCTGTTAACGAGTATGTCCACATATATGCTGCTGGATTCTACATGGCTAAATCACCATTTGCAATGGTTAGAATCAAGTGGCCCTATAAAACAAAATTTGTCGGTAAAAGATTCTATTTCCGTAGGAGGGGAAGGGTTTCAGAAATAACTAATAGATACATGAACCTGTTAGTTGCATCAATCACAAAGTTTGAAACTGATATTATAAAAACAAGTAATGCCGGAGAACATGCTATGACTCTGGAACTAGTTGATAGAATAGGTTATTCAAGCGGTTTCAGCATTGAACCATACCAGATTGTTTATATGCTCGAGGAATATACTGGTTTAAAACAAACTAGATTCCCGGAGGTCATGAAGAATACTATTGAGATTTTCCAGATAGAACCACGTAATCCTCATATTCATGAAGAGAGGGAGGAAACACATATACCTGAAATGATCAAGCAGAGCCTGGCAACAATATATCATAGTAGATTAGCTGATGAATTCTTAAAGAATAGGATACGTGAAGAATTATTGGCTAGGAGAGCTATAAGCCGTGATGAAGAGATACCTGAACCTGTAAAGTATCCTCCATTGATAGAGGCTGATGCTCGGAAAATATTTAAGATTCTGGAGGAGAGTAGTGAGACTCTTATCATGAAAGAATATTAG
- a CDS encoding Glu/Leu/Phe/Val family dehydrogenase, which translates to MTEIPASLYENDPTYQMAVKQLREAAQLLGLPDEIVEVLRHPERLIQVKIPVRRDNGKIEVYLGWRSQHNSALGPYKGGIRYREDVTPGEVVALSMWMTWKNSLAGIPYGGGKGGVRVNPKLLSQRELEELSRKYFAALARNVGPDVDIPAPDVYTNPQTMAWYFDEYSKIVGYNAWGVVTAKPVELGGLHARTVSTGYGTALTAREAAKRWIGGIEGKTVAIQGFGNVGQYAAKYLKEWGAIVVAVSDRSGGIYDPNGIDVEEAMKVKAETGKVTNYKKGNVKIISNEELLELDVDILIPAATENVITKANADRIKAKVISEGANGPTTPEAEEILHKKGVVIVPDILANAGGVTMSWIEWSHNRMGCWLTDEEALARLDRIMTHNFNRVFDDWQKKFSDYPMRAAAYAIAVDRVVRAMKLRGWI; encoded by the coding sequence ATGACAGAAATACCTGCTTCACTATATGAAAATGACCCAACTTATCAAATGGCAGTTAAACAATTAAGAGAAGCAGCCCAATTACTAGGCTTGCCAGATGAGATCGTAGAAGTACTGAGACATCCTGAAAGGTTAATACAAGTTAAAATACCTGTTAGAAGAGATAATGGCAAAATCGAAGTCTATCTCGGATGGAGATCTCAGCATAACAGTGCTCTAGGCCCCTACAAGGGTGGAATACGCTACCGTGAAGACGTAACACCTGGTGAGGTAGTAGCATTATCTATGTGGATGACTTGGAAGAATAGCTTAGCAGGAATACCATATGGTGGAGGAAAGGGAGGTGTAAGAGTAAACCCCAAGCTACTGAGCCAGCGTGAACTAGAAGAGCTCAGCAGAAAATATTTTGCTGCATTAGCTAGAAATGTTGGTCCAGACGTAGATATACCAGCTCCAGACGTATATACTAATCCACAAACAATGGCTTGGTACTTTGACGAATACAGTAAAATTGTCGGATACAATGCATGGGGAGTCGTAACAGCTAAACCAGTAGAATTAGGAGGACTACATGCACGCACAGTATCAACAGGTTATGGAACAGCCTTAACAGCACGCGAAGCAGCTAAGAGATGGATTGGGGGAATTGAAGGTAAAACCGTAGCTATACAGGGATTCGGCAATGTTGGTCAATACGCTGCTAAATACCTCAAGGAGTGGGGTGCAATAGTTGTAGCCGTCAGCGACCGTAGTGGTGGAATATATGATCCTAACGGAATAGATGTTGAAGAAGCAATGAAGGTTAAGGCGGAAACTGGCAAGGTAACGAATTATAAGAAAGGAAATGTGAAGATAATCAGTAATGAAGAACTATTAGAGTTAGACGTAGATATACTCATACCAGCAGCAACCGAGAACGTTATAACCAAGGCAAACGCTGACCGTATCAAAGCCAAAGTTATAAGTGAAGGAGCAAATGGGCCAACAACTCCTGAAGCCGAAGAGATCCTTCATAAGAAGGGCGTAGTAATCGTACCAGATATTCTAGCGAATGCAGGAGGCGTAACAATGAGCTGGATTGAATGGAGCCACAACCGTATGGGATGCTGGTTAACAGATGAAGAAGCACTAGCTAGACTAGACAGAATAATGACCCATAACTTCAACCGTGTATTCGATGATTGGCAGAAGAAATTCAGTGATTACCCAATGAGAGCAGCCGCATACGCAATCGCTGTAGATCGCGTAGTTCGTGCAATGAAGCTAAGAGGATGGATCTAA
- a CDS encoding cysteine hydrolase family protein: MKPALIVIDMLEEFVHGRLKSPDAEKIVPNIRKLIDTARNNNIPVIYVADRHFPVDHELKLWGEHALIGSDESKIIRELEPTSKDYVLYKRSYSGFRDTGLDMLLRDLGIDTVFLTGIHTHICVLHTAWDAFYYGYNIYVVKDAVAAFSREDHEYALKYMEKNYGAKIVDTSEAIKLLGSKA, translated from the coding sequence ATGAAGCCCGCACTCATAGTTATTGATATGCTTGAAGAATTCGTTCATGGAAGACTTAAGAGTCCTGATGCTGAAAAAATTGTTCCAAACATTAGGAAACTAATAGATACTGCGAGAAACAATAATATCCCAGTAATATATGTTGCTGATAGACACTTCCCAGTAGACCACGAACTCAAACTATGGGGTGAACACGCATTAATAGGTAGTGATGAATCAAAAATAATAAGAGAACTTGAACCAACAAGTAAGGACTACGTATTATATAAGAGAAGCTATAGTGGCTTCAGAGACACAGGACTAGACATGTTATTGAGAGACCTAGGAATAGACACAGTATTCTTAACAGGAATACATACACATATATGTGTCTTACACACAGCATGGGATGCATTCTATTATGGATACAATATATACGTTGTAAAAGACGCTGTAGCAGCCTTCAGCCGAGAAGACCACGAATATGCTTTAAAATATATGGAGAAAAACTATGGCGCTAAAATAGTGGATACAAGTGAAGCTATAAAGCTTCTTGGGAGTAAGGCTTGA
- a CDS encoding radical SAM protein: MVVESIVFGPIPSRRLGLSLGVNNVYNKYCSYSCVYCQAGRTTRLIIDRRSYYDPHKLVEVVVRGVEEKKPDVVSFVPNGEPTLDKNLGLEAKLIKERINVPLAIFTNASLIYREDVVEDLLLFDIVSVKIDTVNEKTWRKLNRPHPKLSLERILEGIIDFSKRYRGKLLTETMLVKNINISIEEYEGIADYLSNIRFDKAYIQAPIRPPAEKFVTIPDKDDFLIAYNIFTEKLGENRVEILNYPEQPLFKFSENLVEEVLKTINVHPIRLDYLKYIADKKDVDYEEILDKLLKTGKTMIVEYNGKKFIVPRRII; encoded by the coding sequence ATGGTTGTGGAGAGTATTGTTTTTGGACCTATTCCTTCTAGGAGGCTTGGATTGAGTTTGGGTGTTAATAATGTTTATAATAAGTATTGTAGTTATAGCTGTGTGTATTGCCAGGCTGGACGGACGACTAGGCTAATTATTGATAGAAGAAGTTACTATGACCCCCATAAGCTTGTTGAGGTTGTTGTTAGAGGGGTTGAGGAGAAGAAGCCTGATGTAGTATCTTTTGTTCCAAATGGCGAACCTACTCTTGATAAAAATCTTGGATTAGAGGCTAAGTTGATTAAGGAGAGGATAAATGTTCCATTAGCAATATTTACAAATGCCTCCCTAATATATAGGGAGGATGTTGTTGAGGACTTATTATTATTTGATATCGTCTCTGTAAAAATAGATACTGTAAACGAGAAAACTTGGAGAAAACTTAACAGACCCCACCCTAAATTATCGCTTGAAAGAATTCTCGAAGGAATAATTGATTTCTCAAAGAGATACCGTGGAAAATTATTGACTGAAACAATGCTTGTCAAAAACATAAATATTAGTATTGAAGAATACGAGGGGATAGCGGATTATCTCTCAAATATAAGATTTGATAAAGCATATATTCAAGCACCCATAAGGCCTCCAGCAGAAAAATTCGTTACTATTCCCGATAAGGATGATTTCTTGATCGCATACAATATTTTCACTGAGAAACTAGGAGAGAATAGAGTAGAAATACTGAATTATCCCGAGCAACCATTATTTAAATTCTCGGAAAACCTTGTAGAAGAAGTTTTAAAAACAATAAATGTTCACCCAATAAGACTCGACTATTTAAAATACATAGCTGATAAGAAAGATGTAGACTACGAAGAAATACTAGATAAACTATTAAAGACAGGGAAAACAATGATAGTAGAATATAATGGGAAAAAATTCATTGTTCCCCGTAGAATAATATAA
- a CDS encoding DUF504 domain-containing protein yields the protein MPKRMGEIEYWLKKLFFSGRKEDYIVYIRYRVDGEEELRPIPGKFIDDIRRGYIIVGEDMIPFHRVEEIRTRDGKIVFKRRKNMGLRDLDPSS from the coding sequence ATGCCTAAGAGAATGGGTGAAATAGAGTATTGGCTTAAAAAATTGTTTTTCAGCGGTAGAAAAGAAGATTATATTGTTTATATACGTTACAGAGTCGATGGGGAGGAAGAACTTAGGCCTATTCCCGGAAAATTCATTGATGATATTCGGAGAGGATACATTATTGTTGGAGAAGACATGATTCCTTTTCATAGAGTAGAGGAGATCAGGACACGCGATGGAAAAATTGTTTTTAAGCGGAGAAAAAATATGGGTTTAAGAGACTTAGATCCATCCTCTTAG